A part of Ptychodera flava strain L36383 chromosome 11, AS_Pfla_20210202, whole genome shotgun sequence genomic DNA contains:
- the LOC139143883 gene encoding uncharacterized protein, with protein sequence MKVALFAFFLVLCKVGVDAKRQCTQDDLEGCERMLTEYTRNPDNWSEEHKPILYCEFVQRRVDCLENLDCDHTTDIEEMDLTVIEWLGMIEPGITTMRALGLCDATESTIEVDYDDPCDEFYIQKNCSEYLSDYLKSRYALTCSAMLKASPCFITGRAKCGIPQNQPEGFVSPYEALAENGHCVLFYDSSDPVFQRQEDYRTEHGLGYFAYF encoded by the exons ATGAAGGTCGCATTATTCGCCTTTTTTCTAGTCCTTTGCAAGGTCGGGGTTGACGCAAAGAGA CAATGTACCCAAGACGATTTGGAAGGATGCGAACGGATGTTGACCGAGTACACTAGAAACCCGGACAACTGGTCTGAAGAGCACAAGCCAATCCTCTACTGCGAATTTGTTCAG AGGCGTGTTGATTGCTTGGAAAACCTTGACTGTGACCATACAACAGATATAGAAGAGATGGATTTAACTGTCATTGAGTGGTTGGGTATGATCGAACCAGGAATTACGACAATGAGAGCCTTAGGGCTTTGTGATGCCACGGAAA GTACCATAGAAGTCGATTACGACGACCCATGCGACGAATTCTACATTCAGAAAAACTGCTCTGAGTATCTGTCCGATTATCTGAAAAGTCGTTATGCATTGACATGTTCTGCCATGCTCAAAGCAAGTCCTTGTTTCATAACTGGGAGAGCGAAATGTGGCATACCGCAGAACCAGCCGGAAGGGTTTGTCAGCCCATATGAAGCACTCGCCGAAAATGGCCACTGCGTGCTCTTTTACGATTCCTCAGATCCGGTCTTCCAAAGACAAGAGGATTACAGAACCGAGCACGGTCTGGGTTATTTTGCGTATTTCTAA